GAGACGTTCACCAGATCCTTGTCGATCGAGGCCACGCCAAGTGCGGTGTTGATCAGCGTCGGCCAGAGCGAGCAGAGCGTCACAGTGATCGCCGAGATCAGGAAGGATTTGGAGAACATGCCGTCGTTGGTGGCATAGGCAGCCGAGACCACCATGGTCACGATCGGCAGCCATGCCAGCGGCGAGACCGGCTTGAAGATCTGCACCAGAGGGTTGATCGCGGCACTGGCGGTGGGCGAAAGCCCCGCGCAGATGCCCAGCGGAATGGCGACGGCGCTGGCGATCAGGAAGCCGAAGAAGACGGTTTTGATCGAGGTCCAGATCTGCTGGTAGTAGCTCGGCGCGCCGGTATAGGCGACGGCCTTGACCTGATCGGGCTTGCCCGCGGCGATCAGCTTTTCGTTGCGCTGCGCCACCATGGTTTCGAACTTGGCCTGCTTGGCGGCCTTGGCCTGCGCATCATGGTGCAGGTTCACCGCCTCGGACCAGACCTGCGCCGGGCCGGGCACCGCGCCGAGCGAGGTCTGCACCTGCGGCGCTAGCGTGCCCCAGAGCAGGAGGAAGGCGGCGATGGCGACAAGCGGCACGCCCAGCAGGCGCCAGACATCCTTCATCTGGGCGCGGGGCTGGTCTCCGGCGGCGGCCTTGAGCAGCGGGGTGATCCAAGCAAGGCCGAGCACCTTGAACCAGGCATCCGCCTTGTTGATGCGGGTGAAGAGACGCGCCCGGCGAGCCTCGCGCTCGGCGTCTCGGGCGAAATCGGGGTCGACGGTGGTCATATGTCCGGTCCTTGGTCTGGATGGCGCGGGAGGGAGCGGCGCGCATCGGGATGAGGAAGAAGGGAGGGGGGGGCGGACGCCCGGCGCCCGGCCCCGAGGGGGTCAGGCGGGGTCAGCCCTGGACTTCGTTGCCGATGACCTTCTGGTCGCCCTTCAGGCCGATCGGCAGGCTGTCGAGGTAGGCATTGGGCGCCTTGCCGTCGTAGGCGATGCCGTCGATGATGTCCTCGGACGGGGTCGGCGCCTTGTAGCCGTCGCTGGTCCAGTCGAAGTCGGCCTCTTTGGCCAGCCCCTCGTCGACCAGCGCGCGGGCGGCCGCGAGGTAGATTTCCGGCTTGTAGACCGACTTCGCCACCTCGTCGTACCAGCTATCGGGCTTGGCTTCGGCGATCTGGCCCCACCGGCGCATCTGCGTGAGGTACCAGACGGCATCCGAGTAGTAGGGGTAGGTGGCGTTGTGCCGGAAGAAGACGTTGAAGTCCGGCACCTCGCGCACGTCGCCCTTTTCATACTCGAAGGTGCCGGTCATCGAATTGGCGATCACCTCGGCGTCGGCGCCCACGTATTCCGGCTTCGACAGCATCTCGACCGCTTCCATGCGGTTGGCATTGTCATTCTCGTCGAGCCACATGGCAGCACGGATCAGCGCCTTGACCACGGCCTTGGTGGTGTTGGGGTTTTCCTCGGCGAATTCGGCGGTGATGCCGAAGACCTTCTCTGGGTTGTTCTTCCACAGCTCGTAGTCGGTGATCACCGGCACGCCGATGCCCTTGAACACCGCCTGCTGGTTCCAAGGCTCACCCACGCAGTAGCCCGAGATGGTGCCCGCCTCGAGCGTGGCGGGCATCTGCGGCGGCGGGGTGACCGAGAGCATCACGTCGGCGCCGATCTGGCCCGAGATGTTTTCCGGCGAGTAGAAGCCCGGGTTCAGCCCGCCGGCGGCGAGCCAGTAGCGCAGCTCGTAATTGTGGGTCGAGACGGGGAACACCATGCCCATATTGAAGGGCTTGCCCTCGGAGTTGAACTTCTCGACCACCGGCACCAGCGCCTCGGCGCTGATCGGGTGCTGCGGCAGACCGGCGTCGGTTTCCGGGATGTTCGGCTTCATCATCTCCCAGACCTCGTTCGACACGGTGATGCCGTTGCCGTTCAGGTCCATCGAGAAGGGCGTGATGATATGCGCCTCGGTTCCATAGCCGATAGTGGCGGCGAGCGGCTGGCCAGCCAGCATGTGGGCGCCGTCGAGGGTGCCGCCGATCACGCCGTCGAGAAGCACCTTCCAGTTGGCCTGCGCCTCAAGCGTGACAAAGAGCCCTTCGTCGAGGAAGTAACCCTGCTCGTAGGCGACCGCGAGCGGCGCCATGTCGGTCAGCTTGATGAATCCGAAGGTCAGCTCGTCCTTTTCCAGCACCTGGGCCATGGCCGGGGAGATCAGCGCGGTGGAGGTGGCGAGAGCGATGAGAAGTTTCTTCATGTTCGTTCCGTCCCTTGTTGGAAGGTCCGGAATGGGATGCGCCCGGACCAAGACAAAAAGCCGCTGACTCACCGTGACGGATGTCACGGGGTCGAGCGGCTTTGCTCATGGATCCCAGGCATTGGGACAAATCTTCGGGTCGGGCGCCATTGCCTGACCGTGAGACTCTGTGTGCCTCAGTGGAGACCGTGGATCAAAGGGAAATCCCTATTCCTGCGCTGGAGTCAGGGTATTTTGCGCAGCCTCCATGCTGCATGCGCAAAATCGCGGCATCAGCCTTCGCGCGGCTCAAAAATGCGGCCATCGAAAAATCCGTCAGGGCCGAGAAACAGCCGGCCTGATTCCGAGGCGACGGGGAGCCGTGTGGTCAGGCTGCCCTCGAGCTTCGACGAGGCGCCGGGCAGATCGGCGCTGGTTCCGGCCAGCGCGGCGCGGTGCAGGTCCGAGCGGAAGGTGGCGCGGGCGGCCCCAGCCGCGGCCACGGGGTCGAGCCGCGCGCGGGCGGCAAGCTGGCGGCCGATCCATTCGGCCTGGCTGCGCCAGGGGAACGTGGCGGCGCCGTCGTGGAATTCGAGCATCCGCGGGACCTGCCGTTCCTCGCCCTGCGCCGAGATGACCATCCGCCCGGTGAGCGCCCGGTCGAGCACTTCGGCGGGCACCCCGAGGTAGTCGGGCCGACTGAGGATCTCGGAGGCGAGCGAGCGCGAGGCGGGCTCCGCGAGCCAGCGGCCGGCGCGCCAGGTGGCGCGGATCAGCCGGCTCAGCAAGGACTGCTCGGTCTCGGCCCAGTCGCTGCGGACTGCCAGTACCTTTTCCGGGGCGAAGGACCAGATCGCGGTGCCCGGCAGCAAGAGCGCGCCGACACCGTTTTCCACCGCGATGCTGCCCCATGGCTCGCCGACGCAGAAAGCGTCGATCTCGCCCGCCTCCAGGGCATCGGCCATGAGCGGCGGCGGCACGGTGCGCACCTGCAGCGCCTCGGGCACCGACAGGCCAAGCGCCGAGAGCCAGTAGTAGAGCAGCTCGGCGTGCATCGAAAAGGGGAAGGGAACGCCAATGCGCAATGTCTCGTCGGTGGCGGCGATCAGCGCCTCGCCCGCGGCGCGGGCGTCGTCGAAGCCGAAGTCGTGGCCCTGCGTCCGCAGCTTCTCGGCCAGTGCGTTGCTGACGCCGATGACATTGCCATTGACCGAGAGCACCGAAACCGCCGAGAGCGGCACACCGGCGCCGCCAAGACCCAGCGCGCTCGCCACCGGCACCGGCGAGAGCATGTGGGCGGCATCCACCCGCCCGAAACTGAGCATGTCGCGCAGGCTCGACCACGAGGGCGCGCGCTTGAGCTCGAGGGCGATGCCTTCCTCGGCGGCATAGCCCATCTCCTGCGCGATGATCAGCGGCGCGGAATCGGTGAGCGGGATGAACCCGACAGGCAGCGTGGTGGTCTTCATCCCAGCAGCCCCGCCGCAGTCACCAGCGCCTGCGCCACGTCGGCGACACGCTTGCCCTGGTCCATCGCGGCCTTGCGCAAGAGCGCATAGGCCTCGTCCTCGCCGACGCCTCTGGCCTTCATCAGCATGCCCTTGGCGCGGTCGATCACCTTGCGCTCTTCGAGCGCGCGCTTGGTCTCGGCCAGTTCGGTGCGCATGCGCTGGAACATGCGGAAGCGGGCGATGGCGGCGTCGAGCACCGGCTTCACCCGCTGCGGCGTCAGCCCGTCGACCACATAGGCCGAAACCCCCGCCTCGATCGCCGCGTCGGTAAGCCCGTCGCCGGAGCGGTCGACGAACATCGCGACCGGGCGCTCGAGCGGGCCGGAGGCGAGCGCCAGCTCCTCGAGCATATCGCGCGAGGGGCTTTCCAGATCGATCAGCACCACGTCGGGGCTGAGCTGCTGGATGCGCCGGGCAAGGCCGGGGATTTCCGAGACGACGTGGATGTCGAACTCGCCGGCTTCGCGCAGGCTCTGCTGGATCAGCAGGGCGCGTTCCCGGTCGGTTTCCACGATGGCGATGGAGAGTGAGGCGGAGGACATGGCTCCTATCGGCCACGCCGGCGCGGGGGTTGTAAAGCTGGCGCACGCGCGGAAGGTGCTACGAAATGAGCAGCCGATGAAATATTGGGCGGTTGGGCGCCGCGGGTCTGTCAGGGAGGGGGCCGCGAGGGCACTGCCCGCGTCGCGCACGGCGCCCACCCCTGGGTACAGCGCCGCCTGGAAGACGCAGCGATTCAGAGATCGAAGAGCGCGGCGCCGAGATAGGCGGGGGCGAGCAGGGCGCGGCGGAAGCGGCCAAGCGGGAAGCGGCTCGGCGGCGTCTGCAGCGCGACGGGATAGGGGGTGCGGGGGGATTTGCCCTGCACGAGATCGGCCAGCATCAGGCCGGCGTGGCTGCCCATGGCGACGCCGTTGCCGTGAAAACCCATGCCGGCGAAAAGCCCGGGGTGATCGGGGACCGCACCGACGAAAGGGGTGAGCCGTGCCATGAGGCAGACGAGGCCGGCCCATTCGTGGCTGATCGTCACGTCTCTCCAGGCGGGGAACATGGCGTGGAACTCGCGGCGGATCCTCGCGCTGATCGCCCTTTGCGCACGGGGCGTGGCGGTGAGCCCGCCGCGCATGCCAAAGAGGAAGCGGTTGTCGGGCAGCAGGCGGAAATAGTGCAGCAGCTGACGGGTGTCATAGGCCATCTGGCGCGAGGTCCAGCCTGCGGCGGCACGCTGCATCTCGGTGAGCGGCTCGGTGACGATGACGCTCGACTGCACCGGCATGTAGCGCCCACGCAGCCAGTCGGGAAGGTCCTCGGACGAGTAGCCATTTGTGGCGAGGATCACGCGGTCCGCCGTGAGCGTCGCCTGCGGCGTGCTGAGGTTCCATTTGCCGCCCTCTCGGCGCAGCGCGGTGACCGGGCTGTGGCCGTGCAGCGTGGCGCCCTTTGTCTGGGCGGCGCGGGCGAGGCCGACGTGGTACTTGCGCGGGTTCAGCGCGAAGCCGAGCGGTGTGGTCATGGCGCCGTAGAAGGGCCCGCCGAGCCCCTCGGCGGCCAAGCCCTCCTGCGGGGTGAGCCGGGGTGTGACGGCGTAGAGCGCGGGCGTCGTCTCGGCGTCGGTCTTTAAGGACGCCCATGCGCGGGGCGTATGGGCGAGCAGCGTCTCGCCTTCGGAATGGGTGTCTGCCTCGATGCCATGCGCGGAGATGAGGCCCGCCGCGGTGTCGATGGCGGCGCGCTCGGTCTGGCACCAGGCGCGCAGGCCCTCGTCGCCGAACCGCTTTCGCAGCAGCGCATGGGGCGCCTTGGCGCCACCGAGACAGCAGAAGCCGCCGTTGCGCCCGGAAGCGCCGAAACCCGGGTGGTCGGCCTCGAGCACCGCCACTTCGACGCCGTCCTGCGCGAGATGCAGCGCGGCGGAAAGCCCGGTGAAGCCGCCGCCGATCACCGCCACTTCGACGTGGCGCGGAGCGCTCGGCGCGGCCCAGTCCATCGGCGGCACGGTGTCGGCCCAGAAGCAGGCGCCCTGCGGCCCGTAGGCCGCAGCTTCGTATATGCGTTGCATGGCTGTCTTTCGGTTACTCGGCGCGGATGGCCGCCTGTTCGTCACGCTTTTGCGCCACCGCCGCCCGCTTGGTCAGGATCGAGGCGGTGATGACCCCGATGGTCACGATGGCAATCATGATCGTCGAGAGCGCGTTGATCTGCGGGCTGACGCCGAGGCGCACCGCCGAGAAGATCTTGATCGGCAGGGTCGTGGCCGAGGGGCCGGTGGTGAAGCTGGCGATCACCAGATCGTCGAGCGACAGGGTGAAGGCCAGCAGCCAGCCCGAGATCACCGCGGGCGCGATGATCGGCAGGGTGACCAACCGGAAGGCCTCGAAGGACGAGCAGCCGAGATCCAGCGCCGCCTCTTCCAGCGAGCGGTCGAAGGTGGTCAGCCGCGAGGAGACCACCACCGAGACGTAACACATGGAGAAGGTGGTATGCGCCAGCACGATGGTGAAGACGCCGCGGTCGAGGTTGATGCCGATGAAGAGCAGCAGCAGCGCGAGGCCGGTGATCACCTCGGGCATAACCAGCGGCGCATAGATCATCCCCGAGAACAGCGTGCGCCCGTGGAAGCGCCCGGCACGGACCAGAACGTAGGCGGCCATGGTGCCGAGGATCGTCGCCAGCGTCGAGGAGAAGACCGCCACCTTCAGCGTCACCCATGCGGCGTCGAGGAAGGCCTGATCGCGCAGGAGCTCGCCGTACCATTTGGTCGAGAAACCCGCCCAGACGGTGACGAGACGGCTTTCGTTGAAGCTGTAGAAAACCAGCAGCACCATCGGCAGGTAGAGGAAGGCGAAGCCGAGGGTCAGCGAGACCGTGTTGAACCAGCTGAAGCGTCTCATGCCCGGCCTCCCTTGGTGCGGCCGGCGGTGCGGCGGGTGCGTATTTGGAAAGAGAAGAGGGGGGCGGCGCTCATCCTTCGGCCTCCCGCTGCTTCTGTTCGTTGCGCTGGAAGAGGATGATCGGGATGATCAGGATCAACAGCAGCACCACGGCCACGGCGCTCGCCACCGGCCAGTCGCGGTTCGAGAAGAATTCTTCCCAAAGCACCTTGCCGATCATCAGCGTGTCGGACCCGCCAAGCAGCGAGGGGATGACGAATTCGCCGATGGTAGGGATGAACACCAGGAAACAGCCGGCGATGATGCCGTTGCGCGACAGCGGCCAGGTGACCAGCCAGAAGGCCGCGAAGCGCGAGCAGCCGAGATCCTCGGCTGCCTCGAGCAGCGAGCCGTCGAGCTTTTCCAGCGCCGAGTAGATCGGCAGGATCATGAAGGGCAGGTAGGTGTAGACCACGCCGATGTAGACGGCGGTGGTGGTGTTCATGATCTGCAGCGGCGTGTCGATGATCCCGAGCCACAGCAGCAGCTGATTGAGGACACCCTCGTTCGAGAGGATTCCCATCCACGAGTAGACGCGGATCAGGAAGGAGGTCCAGAACGGCAGGATCACCAGCATCAGCAGAGTCGGGCGCCATTCCTCGGGGGCGCGGGCCATGGCGTAGGCCACCGGGTAGCCGACCAGCAGCGTCAGAAAGGTCGAGATGGCGGCGATCTTCAGCGAGCTGAGATAGGCCTTCCAGTAGAGATCGTCGGTGGTCAGGAAAGTGAAATTCTCGAAGTCGAGCTCGGAGAAGAAGGTCTTCAGCCCTTCCCAGCCGGCGGCGAAATCGAGCTGCGGCGTGTAGGGCGGTCGGGCCAGCGCGATGTCAGAGAGCGAGATCTTCAGGACGATCAGGAAGGGCACCAGGAACAGCGCCAAGAGCCACAGGTAGGGGATCGCGATGAGGGTGAGGCGGCGCATGGCTTACTCCTCGAGCACGACACCGGCGGTGTCGGTGAAGCCGACCCAGACCTCGTCTTCCCAGGTGATCGGGCGGTTGGCGAGTCGGCGGGCATTGACCATCTGCGCCTTGATCATCTGACCGCCGGCGAGTTCGACGTGGTAGGTCGAGATGTTGCCGAGATAGGCGATGTCGATGACCTTGCCGCGGAAGGTGTTGGGGCGGTCGGGCTTGTCGACGTCGATGGTGACCTTCTCGGGGCGGATGGCGAAATGCACGCTCTGTCCGGCCTCGACGCTTTTCGCGGGCGTGGCGAGGATCGGCGGCTGACCCTCGGCCCAGGCGATGCCGGTCTTGGTGCCGGGCTGGGTGGCGCGCCCCTCGATGATGTTCACGTCGCCGATGAAGTCGGCCACGTAGACCGAGTTCGGTGCCTCGTAGATCTCGGCCGGGGTGGCGACCTGCACGAGGTTGCCCTCGTCCATCACCGCGATGCGCGAGGCGACGGTCATCGCCTCTTCCTGGTCGTGGGTGACGATGACGAAGGTTGTGCCGGTCTTTTCCTGGATGTCCATCAGCTCGAACTGGGTCTGCTCGCGCAGTTTCCTGTCGAGCGCGCCGAGCGGCTCATCGAGCAGCAGCAGCTTCGGCGCCTTGGCGAGCGAGCGGGCCAGCGCGACGCGCTGGCGCTGGCCGCCGGAAATCTGGTGCGGCTTGCGCCTGGCGAACTTGGTGAGGCGGGTGAGGCGCAGCATCTCCTCGACGCGGTCGCCGATGAAGGCCTTGTCCTTGCTCTCGCGGCGCAGGCCGAAGGCGATGTTGTCCCAGACCGACAGATGCGGGAAGAGCGCGTAGCTCTGGAACATCATGTTCACCGGGCGCTGGTTCGGCGGCACGTGGCCGATGTCCTTGCCCGACAGGAAGATGTGTCCGGAGGTGGCCGTCTCGAAGCCCGCGAGCATCCGCATCATCGTGGTCTTGCCGCAGCCCGACGGGCCAAGAAGGGCGAAGAACTCGCGTTCGTAGATGTTCAGCGATAGATCGTGGATCGCGGTGAAGTCGCCGAACTTCTTGGTGACGTTGCGAAACTCGATGATCGGTTTCTGGTCCGGGTCGGTCCAGGGTTCGAAGGCGGTCTGAGCCATGCGGAGGGATCCTGTCATGAAAATGGCCCGCCCCTCGGGGAGAGGCGGGCCGGATGTGTCAGGCTCAGGAGCCGGACTTGATCTTGGTCCAGAGGCGGGTGACCACGCGCTGCACCTTCGGCTCATAGGGCGTCGTGGTGAAGAGGTTGTTCAGCGCCTCTTCCGACGGGTAGATCGCCGGGTCGCCGATCACGTCCTCGGCCAGGAACTCCTGCGAGGCCTTGTTGCCGTTGGCGTAGTAGACGTAGTTCGACGCCGCCGCCATGTTCTCGGGATCCATGATGAAGTTCAGGAACTTGTGAGCGCCGTCCGGGTTCGGTGCGTCAACCGGGATGGCCATCTCGTCGAACCACATCTGCGCGCCTTCCTTGGGCGCGTTATAGGCCACCTCGACGCCGTTCTCGGCCTCGGCAGCACGGTCGCGCGCCTGCAGGATGTCACCCGACCAGCCCACGGCCACGCAGATCTCGCCGTTGGCCAGTGCGTTGATGTACTCGGAGGAGTGGAACTTGCGGATGTAGGGGCGGATGGCCATGTAGACCGGCTCGGCCTTGGCGATCACGTCAGGATCGTGGCTATCCGGTTCCTCGCCGATGTACTTCAGCGCGGCCGGGATCATCTCGGAGGGCGCGTCGAGGAAGTAGACGCCGCAGTCTGCCAGCTTTTCCATGTTCTCCGGCTTGAATACCAGATCCCAGCTGTCGATCGGGGCGTCTTCGCCGAGGATTTCCTGCACCTTGGGCACGTTCACGCCAAGGCCGGTGGTGCCCCACATGTAGTTGATCGCGTAGTCGTTGCCGGGGTCGTATTTGGAGGTCCGCTCGGAGATCACGTCCCACATGTTCTCGAGGTTCGGCAGCTTCGACTTGTCGAGCTTCTGGAACGAGCCCGCCGCAATCTGCCGCTGCAGGAAGGTGCCGGTGGGGACGACCACGTCATAGCCCGACCCGCCAGCGAGCATTTTGGTCTCGAGGACCTCGTTGCTGTCGAAAACGTCGTAGATCAGGTCGATGCCGGTCTCCTGCTCGAATTTCTCGAGCAGCGATTCGTCGATGTAGTCGGACCAGTTGTAGACGCGGACTTCTTCGGCCTGGGCCGAGGCGGCCGCAAGCGCAAGGCCCGCGGTGAAAGTGAGAAGAGATGTCTTCATCATGTGCTCCCGTTGGTTGCGGGGTCTTCGACGCCCCGGTTCCCCGAATTTGATCAAATGTTGCATCTCTTGGCAACATCTCGGATGTTTCCACGAGCCGCAACAGCGTGCAAGATAACGTGGCGGCAGAAGTGATCAAATGAAAGGCAACCGATGAATGTTCGGGCAGAAGGCGCGGGCCCCCCGGTCCATGAACAGGTTTACCGGCGTCTGCGCGAGATGGTGCTCTTCGGCGAGCTGGAGCCGGGGCAGGCGGTGACCATCCAGGGGCTCGTCGAACAGCTCGGCGCGGGGATGACCCCGGTGCGCGAAGCGCTGCGCCGGATGATCTCGGAAGGGGCGCTGGCCTTTCGCGGCAACCGCCGGATCATGGTGCCGGTGCTTGACGCGGAGGCGGTGGAGCAACTCCTGCTGGCCCGTGTTGCGCTTGAACCGCAGCTCGCGCGTCGCGCCGCCGAGCGCTGTTCCCCCGAGGATATCGCCCGGCTGCGCGACACCGATGCGCGGCTCGACCACGCCATCGCGCGCGGCGACGTGCGCGGCTATCTCGAAGAGAATCACCGCTTCCACGCCGAGCTCAACGCCATTGCGGATGCGCCGATTCTCACCGAGCTGGTCGAGGGGCTCTGGCTGCGCTTCGGACCTTCGCTGCGGGTGGTCTGCGGCATGTTCGGCACGCGCAACCTGCCGGACCGTCACAAGGACCTTCTCGAGGCGCTGCAGCAGGGCGATGCCAAGGCGGCGGCTGACGCAATGGAAGGCGACGTGGTTCAGGGCATGACCCAGATCCGCGAGGGGCTGGCCTGATTCGAGGGGCGGATCGCGCGAGGGCGATTGACGCGGAATAATTTGATCATATTATCGGCGGCAGCTTTCCGAACAGTCGACCCGAACAATCGAAAGGTGTCCGCCATGACGCTCATCTCCGTGAACTCGCCGACCTCCGAGCTGCAGGCTCTGGATGCGGCGCATCACATGCACCCCTTCACCACGGGCTCGGATCTCGCGCGCCGCGGCGCACGGGTCATCACTCGCGCCGAGGGGTGCTGGCTGACCGACAGCGAAGGCGAACGCATCCTCGACGGCATGGCTGGCCTGTGGTGCGTGAACGCCGGCTACGGGCGCAAGGAACTGGCGCAGGCCGCCGCCCGCCAGATGGAAGAGCTGCCCTATTACAACACCTTCTTCATGACGACCCATGTGCCGGTGATCCAACTCTCGGCAAAGATCGCCGAGCTGGCGCCGGGCGATCTGAACACAGTGTTCTACGCATCGTCGGGCTCCGAGGCGAATGACACCAACATCCGCCTCGTGCGCACCTATTGGGCCGAGAAAGGCGAGCCCGAGCGCGACGTGATCATCAGCCGCTGGAACGGCTACCACGGCTCCTCGGTGGGCTCGGGATCGCTTGGCGGGATGAAGGGCATGCACGCGCAGGGTGGCCTGCCCATCCCCGGTATCCATCACATCGACCAGCCACATTGGTACGCCGAGGGCGGGGACATGACCCCCGAGGAGTTCGGCCTCGAGCGCGCCCGCCAGCTGGAAGCGGCGATCGAGGAGATCGGCCCGCACCGCGTCGGCGCCTTCATCGCGGAACCCATCCAGGGCGCTGGCGGCGTCATCATCCCGCCCGAGACCTACTGGCCGGAAATCACCCGCATCGTGAAGAAATACGGCATCCTGCTGATCGCCGACGAGGTGATCTGCGGCTTCGGGCGCACCGGCAACTGGTTCGGCTCGCAGACCATGGGCATCGAGCCCGACATCATGACCATCGCCAAGGGCCTCAGCTCCGGCTACCAGCCGATCGGCGGTTCGATCCTCTCGGACGAGGTCGCGAGCGTGATCGCCAAGACCGAGTTCAACCACGGCTATACCTACTCGGGCCACCCGGTGGCCTGCGCCGTGGCGCTGGAGAACCTGCGCATCCTCGAGGAGGAGAAGATCGTCGAGCGGGTGCGCGAGGAGACCGGCCCCTACCTCAAGGCGAAGTTCGAGAGCCTGACCGACCACCCGCTGGTCGGCGAGGCGAAGATCGCAGGCATGATGGGCTCGATCGCGCTGACCCCGGACAAATCGGCGCGCGCGCCCTTCGCCGCCGAGGCGGGCACCGCCGGCTACATCACCCGCGAGCGCTGCTTTGCCAACAACCTGATCATGCGCCACGTCTACGACCGGATGATCATCTCGCCGCCGCTGGTGATCTCGAAGGAAGAGATCGACGTGATGATCTCGCGCGCCTGGAAGGCGCTGGACGAGGCGCATGCCGAGCTCAAGGCGCAGGGCCTGATGAAGGCCGGCACCCGCTGAGCACAGAAGAGGGGGCGCTGCGTCCTCGCCCTCCGGGCTGAGCCCCGGGACACTTGATGCCGTAGGAAAGGCCGGGTGCGCGCATGCTCCCGGCCTTTTTCGTTTTTCTATGCGGACATACACATGGGGGGCCGCGCGTCCAACTGGGCGG
The sequence above is a segment of the Alloyangia pacifica genome. Coding sequences within it:
- a CDS encoding polyamine ABC transporter substrate-binding protein produces the protein MKTSLLTFTAGLALAAASAQAEEVRVYNWSDYIDESLLEKFEQETGIDLIYDVFDSNEVLETKMLAGGSGYDVVVPTGTFLQRQIAAGSFQKLDKSKLPNLENMWDVISERTSKYDPGNDYAINYMWGTTGLGVNVPKVQEILGEDAPIDSWDLVFKPENMEKLADCGVYFLDAPSEMIPAALKYIGEEPDSHDPDVIAKAEPVYMAIRPYIRKFHSSEYINALANGEICVAVGWSGDILQARDRAAEAENGVEVAYNAPKEGAQMWFDEMAIPVDAPNPDGAHKFLNFIMDPENMAAASNYVYYANGNKASQEFLAEDVIGDPAIYPSEEALNNLFTTTPYEPKVQRVVTRLWTKIKSGS
- a CDS encoding GntR family transcriptional regulator, producing MNVRAEGAGPPVHEQVYRRLREMVLFGELEPGQAVTIQGLVEQLGAGMTPVREALRRMISEGALAFRGNRRIMVPVLDAEAVEQLLLARVALEPQLARRAAERCSPEDIARLRDTDARLDHAIARGDVRGYLEENHRFHAELNAIADAPILTELVEGLWLRFGPSLRVVCGMFGTRNLPDRHKDLLEALQQGDAKAAADAMEGDVVQGMTQIREGLA
- a CDS encoding aspartate aminotransferase family protein, translating into MTLISVNSPTSELQALDAAHHMHPFTTGSDLARRGARVITRAEGCWLTDSEGERILDGMAGLWCVNAGYGRKELAQAAARQMEELPYYNTFFMTTHVPVIQLSAKIAELAPGDLNTVFYASSGSEANDTNIRLVRTYWAEKGEPERDVIISRWNGYHGSSVGSGSLGGMKGMHAQGGLPIPGIHHIDQPHWYAEGGDMTPEEFGLERARQLEAAIEEIGPHRVGAFIAEPIQGAGGVIIPPETYWPEITRIVKKYGILLIADEVICGFGRTGNWFGSQTMGIEPDIMTIAKGLSSGYQPIGGSILSDEVASVIAKTEFNHGYTYSGHPVACAVALENLRILEEEKIVERVREETGPYLKAKFESLTDHPLVGEAKIAGMMGSIALTPDKSARAPFAAEAGTAGYITRERCFANNLIMRHVYDRMIISPPLVISKEEIDVMISRAWKALDEAHAELKAQGLMKAGTR